The Musa acuminata AAA Group cultivar baxijiao chromosome BXJ1-3, Cavendish_Baxijiao_AAA, whole genome shotgun sequence genome window below encodes:
- the LOC135617926 gene encoding uncharacterized protein LOC135617926 isoform X3, with protein MDCYFEGICKERKVEMQGNGSMIIANGPNRCQSRRERKIALQRDVDKLRKKLRKEESVHSALERAFTRPRGALPRLPPYLPSHTLELLAEVAVLEEEVVRLEEQVVNFRQGLYQEAIYSSSCKKSKKLGYDVHPLTRNSKTLEQPQFMKASTSTQWSLNMDQNMPSSNKFVYGKFAPNKMNSSISITENQQGKENQLRTNIGKNCKQTPVKRDIKIAAATLGNRQVDAQPKCDALDHERTEKNSRRLSDEAILNQSSAPKEATLCESSGPNKLSEDILKCLMNIFSRMSSPGNTKELLETSPVSYCSASLEETDSLDPYGICAEFGKRDIGPYKHLRAVEASSKFPNLLSSCSFFTCRLKCLLRELASADLSNLTHQQKIAFWINIYNSCMMNAFLKKGIPASPEIIIALMLKAVINVGGHLLNAMTIEHFILRLPYSLKHVCPKGSKSDHVTVRGLFGLEWPEPLVTFALSCGSWSSPAVRVYTAAQVDKELERAKRDYLQAAVGICTPNKLAIPKLLDWYLRDFAKDVESLMDWICLQLPDELRTEGIKCLEVARRSPIPQPIQVLPYEFRFSREELRAYKLWPLNLSRSRIIGNIYIIHRGRFILSSRFPAENNWVCSLTLAIYFSTPSLEKMNKKIKSDDKHVMLIHNIVFGS; from the exons ATGGATTGTTATTTCGAG GGAATCTGCAAGGAGAGGAAGGTTGAGATGCAGGGGAATGGATCGATGATCATAGCAAATGGACCCAACAGATGCCAATCCAGGAGAGAGAGGAAGATTGCTCTGCAGCGAGAT GTTGATAAGCTTAGGAAGAAGCTAAGGAAGGAAGAGAGTGTCCACAGCGCCTTGGAGAGGGCTTTCACGAGACCTCGGGGTGCTCTTCCTCGCCTTCCACCATATTTGCCTTCACAT ACACTAGAACTTTTGGCTGAAGTAGCTGTTTTAGAAGAAGAGGTGGTTCGCCTTGAAGAACAGGTGGTGAACTTTCGGCAAGGCCTCTATCAGGAAGCTATCTACAGCTCATCCTGCAAGAAATCCAAGAAATTAGGATATGACGTCCACCCCCTTACTCGAAACTCCAAAACCTTGGAGCAACCACAATTCATGAAAGCGTCAACCTCGACACAGTGGTCTTTAAACATGGACCAAAATATGCCTTCCTCTAATAAGTTTGTTTATGGAAAATTTGCACCAAACAAGATGAATTCATCCATATCCATTACTGAAAATCAGCAAGGAAAAGAGAATCAATTAAGAACTAATATTGGTAAGAACTGTAAACAGACTCCAGTTAAGAGAGATATAAAAATAGCAGCAGCTACTTTGGGAAACAGGCAGGTGGATGCACAG CCAAAGTGTGATGCTTTGGATCATGAAAGAACTGAAAAGAACTCACGGAGGTTGTCAGATGAAGCAATATTAAACCAGTCCAGTGCTCCGAAGGAAGCAACATTATGTGAGTCAAGTGGCCCAAACAAACTATCCGAGGACATCTTGAAGTGCCTGATGAACATATTCTCACGGATGAGCTCTCCAGGGAACACAAAAGAGCTTCTGGAGACATCTCCTGTATCATATTGTAGTGCAAGTTTGGAAGAAACAGATTCTCTAGACCCATATGGTATCTGTGCAGAATTTGGAAAAAGGGATATCGGGCCATATAAGCATTTGCGAGCAGTTGAAGCAAGCTCAAAATTTCCAAACCTCCTGTCGAGTTGTTCATTTTTTACATGTAGACTGAA ATGTTTGCTCAGAGAACTTGCATCAGCAGATTTATCAAATCTCACACATCAGCAGAAGATTGCATTCTGGATTAACATTTACAATTCATGCATGATGAAT GCATTTCTCAAGAAAGGCATTCCAGCAAGTCCTGAGATTATTATCGCGCTGATGCTAAAG GCTGTGATTAATGTGGGTGGTCACTTGCTCAATGCAATGACAATTGAACATTTCATATTGAGGCTTCCCTACAGTTTGAAACAT GTCTGCCCTAAGGGATCTAAAAGCGATCATGTCACGGTGCGAGGCTTATTTGGATTGGAATGGCCGGAACCCTTGGTTACATTTGCACTTTCATGTGGGAGCTGGTCATCCCCTGCT GTGAGAGTATACACTGCAGCCCAAGTTGATAAAGAGTTAGAAAGAGCCAAGAGGGATTATTTGCAAGCAGCTGTCGGTATATGCACACCAAACAAACTGGCAATTCCTAAGTTGCTTGATTGGTACCTTCGTGATTTCGCAAAAGATGTGGAGTCATTAATGGATTGGATCTGCTTGCAACTGCCAGATGAGTTGAGGACCGAAGGAATTAAATGCCTAGAGGTGGCCAGAAGAAGTCCAATTCCACAGCCAATTCAAGTTCTTCCTTATGAGTTCAGATTCAG TCGCGAGGAATTGCGAGCGTATAAACTGTGGCCATTGAACCTATCCAGATCTCGCATCATTGGCAACATTTACATTATACACAGAGGAAGATTCATATTGTCTTCTAGATTTCCAGCTGAGAATAACTGGGTCTGTTCATTAACACTTGCTATTTACTTCTCGACCCCATCTTTGGAAAAAATGAACAAGAAAATTAAAAGCGATGACAAGCATGTGATGTTGATTCATAATATAGTTTTTGGATCATAA
- the LOC135617926 gene encoding uncharacterized protein LOC135617926 isoform X8 produces the protein MNSKARASLPAMKASLKRDKVDLNPRRGICKERKVEMQGNGSMIIANGPNRCQSRRERKIALQRDVDKLRKKLRKEESVHSALERAFTRPRGALPRLPPYLPSHPKCDALDHERTEKNSRRLSDEAILNQSSAPKEATLCESSGPNKLSEDILKCLMNIFSRMSSPGNTKELLETSPVSYCSASLEETDSLDPYGICAEFGKRDIGPYKHLRAVEASSKFPNLLSSCSFFTCRLKCLLRELASADLSNLTHQQKIAFWINIYNSCMMNAFLKKGIPASPEIIIALMLKAVINVGGHLLNAMTIEHFILRLPYSLKHVCPKGSKSDHVTVRGLFGLEWPEPLVTFALSCGSWSSPAVRVYTAAQVDKELERAKRDYLQAAVGICTPNKLAIPKLLDWYLRDFAKDVESLMDWICLQLPDELRTEGIKCLEVARRSPIPQPIQVLPYEFRFSREELRAYKLWPLNLSRSRIIGNIYIIHRGRFILSSRFPAENNWVCSLTLAIYFSTPSLEKMNKKIKSDDKHVMLIHNIVFGS, from the exons ATGAATTCCAAGGCGCGGGCGTCGTTGCCGGCCATGAAAGCTTCCCTGAAGCGCGATAAAGTAGACTTAAACCCGAGACGG GGAATCTGCAAGGAGAGGAAGGTTGAGATGCAGGGGAATGGATCGATGATCATAGCAAATGGACCCAACAGATGCCAATCCAGGAGAGAGAGGAAGATTGCTCTGCAGCGAGAT GTTGATAAGCTTAGGAAGAAGCTAAGGAAGGAAGAGAGTGTCCACAGCGCCTTGGAGAGGGCTTTCACGAGACCTCGGGGTGCTCTTCCTCGCCTTCCACCATATTTGCCTTCACAT CCAAAGTGTGATGCTTTGGATCATGAAAGAACTGAAAAGAACTCACGGAGGTTGTCAGATGAAGCAATATTAAACCAGTCCAGTGCTCCGAAGGAAGCAACATTATGTGAGTCAAGTGGCCCAAACAAACTATCCGAGGACATCTTGAAGTGCCTGATGAACATATTCTCACGGATGAGCTCTCCAGGGAACACAAAAGAGCTTCTGGAGACATCTCCTGTATCATATTGTAGTGCAAGTTTGGAAGAAACAGATTCTCTAGACCCATATGGTATCTGTGCAGAATTTGGAAAAAGGGATATCGGGCCATATAAGCATTTGCGAGCAGTTGAAGCAAGCTCAAAATTTCCAAACCTCCTGTCGAGTTGTTCATTTTTTACATGTAGACTGAA ATGTTTGCTCAGAGAACTTGCATCAGCAGATTTATCAAATCTCACACATCAGCAGAAGATTGCATTCTGGATTAACATTTACAATTCATGCATGATGAAT GCATTTCTCAAGAAAGGCATTCCAGCAAGTCCTGAGATTATTATCGCGCTGATGCTAAAG GCTGTGATTAATGTGGGTGGTCACTTGCTCAATGCAATGACAATTGAACATTTCATATTGAGGCTTCCCTACAGTTTGAAACAT GTCTGCCCTAAGGGATCTAAAAGCGATCATGTCACGGTGCGAGGCTTATTTGGATTGGAATGGCCGGAACCCTTGGTTACATTTGCACTTTCATGTGGGAGCTGGTCATCCCCTGCT GTGAGAGTATACACTGCAGCCCAAGTTGATAAAGAGTTAGAAAGAGCCAAGAGGGATTATTTGCAAGCAGCTGTCGGTATATGCACACCAAACAAACTGGCAATTCCTAAGTTGCTTGATTGGTACCTTCGTGATTTCGCAAAAGATGTGGAGTCATTAATGGATTGGATCTGCTTGCAACTGCCAGATGAGTTGAGGACCGAAGGAATTAAATGCCTAGAGGTGGCCAGAAGAAGTCCAATTCCACAGCCAATTCAAGTTCTTCCTTATGAGTTCAGATTCAG TCGCGAGGAATTGCGAGCGTATAAACTGTGGCCATTGAACCTATCCAGATCTCGCATCATTGGCAACATTTACATTATACACAGAGGAAGATTCATATTGTCTTCTAGATTTCCAGCTGAGAATAACTGGGTCTGTTCATTAACACTTGCTATTTACTTCTCGACCCCATCTTTGGAAAAAATGAACAAGAAAATTAAAAGCGATGACAAGCATGTGATGTTGATTCATAATATAGTTTTTGGATCATAA
- the LOC135617926 gene encoding uncharacterized protein LOC135617926 isoform X5 → MNSKARASLPAMKASLKRDKVDLNPRRGICKERKVEMQGNGSMIIANGPNRCQSRRERKIALQRDVDKLRKKLRKEESVHSALERAFTRPRGALPRLPPYLPSHTLELLAEVAVLEEEVVRLEEQVVNFRQGLYQEAIYSSSCKKSKKLGYDVHPLTRNSKTLEQPQFMKASTSTQWSLNMDQNMPSSNKFVYGKFAPNKMNSSISITENQQGKENQLRTNIGKNCKQTPVKRDIKIAAATLGNRQVDAQPKCDALDHERTEKNSRRLSDEAILNQSSAPKEATLCESSGPNKLSEDILKCLMNIFSRMSSPGNTKELLETSPVSYCSASLEETDSLDPYGICAEFGKRDIGPYKHLRAVEASSKFPNLLSSCSFFTCRLKCLLRELASADLSNLTHQQKIAFWINIYNSCMMNAFLKKGIPASPEIIIALMLKAVINVGGHLLNAMTIEHFILRLPYSLKHVCPKGSKSDHVTVRGLFGLEWPEPLVTFALSCGSWSSPAVRVYTAAQVDKELERAKRDYLQAAVGICTPNKLAIPKLLDWYLRDFAKDVESLMDWICLQLPDELRTEGIKCLEVARRSPIPQPIQVLPYEFRFRYLFVP, encoded by the exons ATGAATTCCAAGGCGCGGGCGTCGTTGCCGGCCATGAAAGCTTCCCTGAAGCGCGATAAAGTAGACTTAAACCCGAGACGG GGAATCTGCAAGGAGAGGAAGGTTGAGATGCAGGGGAATGGATCGATGATCATAGCAAATGGACCCAACAGATGCCAATCCAGGAGAGAGAGGAAGATTGCTCTGCAGCGAGAT GTTGATAAGCTTAGGAAGAAGCTAAGGAAGGAAGAGAGTGTCCACAGCGCCTTGGAGAGGGCTTTCACGAGACCTCGGGGTGCTCTTCCTCGCCTTCCACCATATTTGCCTTCACAT ACACTAGAACTTTTGGCTGAAGTAGCTGTTTTAGAAGAAGAGGTGGTTCGCCTTGAAGAACAGGTGGTGAACTTTCGGCAAGGCCTCTATCAGGAAGCTATCTACAGCTCATCCTGCAAGAAATCCAAGAAATTAGGATATGACGTCCACCCCCTTACTCGAAACTCCAAAACCTTGGAGCAACCACAATTCATGAAAGCGTCAACCTCGACACAGTGGTCTTTAAACATGGACCAAAATATGCCTTCCTCTAATAAGTTTGTTTATGGAAAATTTGCACCAAACAAGATGAATTCATCCATATCCATTACTGAAAATCAGCAAGGAAAAGAGAATCAATTAAGAACTAATATTGGTAAGAACTGTAAACAGACTCCAGTTAAGAGAGATATAAAAATAGCAGCAGCTACTTTGGGAAACAGGCAGGTGGATGCACAG CCAAAGTGTGATGCTTTGGATCATGAAAGAACTGAAAAGAACTCACGGAGGTTGTCAGATGAAGCAATATTAAACCAGTCCAGTGCTCCGAAGGAAGCAACATTATGTGAGTCAAGTGGCCCAAACAAACTATCCGAGGACATCTTGAAGTGCCTGATGAACATATTCTCACGGATGAGCTCTCCAGGGAACACAAAAGAGCTTCTGGAGACATCTCCTGTATCATATTGTAGTGCAAGTTTGGAAGAAACAGATTCTCTAGACCCATATGGTATCTGTGCAGAATTTGGAAAAAGGGATATCGGGCCATATAAGCATTTGCGAGCAGTTGAAGCAAGCTCAAAATTTCCAAACCTCCTGTCGAGTTGTTCATTTTTTACATGTAGACTGAA ATGTTTGCTCAGAGAACTTGCATCAGCAGATTTATCAAATCTCACACATCAGCAGAAGATTGCATTCTGGATTAACATTTACAATTCATGCATGATGAAT GCATTTCTCAAGAAAGGCATTCCAGCAAGTCCTGAGATTATTATCGCGCTGATGCTAAAG GCTGTGATTAATGTGGGTGGTCACTTGCTCAATGCAATGACAATTGAACATTTCATATTGAGGCTTCCCTACAGTTTGAAACAT GTCTGCCCTAAGGGATCTAAAAGCGATCATGTCACGGTGCGAGGCTTATTTGGATTGGAATGGCCGGAACCCTTGGTTACATTTGCACTTTCATGTGGGAGCTGGTCATCCCCTGCT GTGAGAGTATACACTGCAGCCCAAGTTGATAAAGAGTTAGAAAGAGCCAAGAGGGATTATTTGCAAGCAGCTGTCGGTATATGCACACCAAACAAACTGGCAATTCCTAAGTTGCTTGATTGGTACCTTCGTGATTTCGCAAAAGATGTGGAGTCATTAATGGATTGGATCTGCTTGCAACTGCCAGATGAGTTGAGGACCGAAGGAATTAAATGCCTAGAGGTGGCCAGAAGAAGTCCAATTCCACAGCCAATTCAAGTTCTTCCTTATGAGTTCAGATTCAGGTACCTTTTTGTTCCATAA
- the LOC135617926 gene encoding uncharacterized protein LOC135617926 isoform X7, producing the protein MNSKARASLPAMKASLKRDKGICKERKVEMQGNGSMIIANGPNRCQSRRERKIALQRDVDKLRKKLRKEESVHSALERAFTRPRGALPRLPPYLPSHTLELLAEVAVLEEEVVRLEEQVVNFRQGLYQEAIYSSSCKKSKKLGYDVHPLTRNSKTLEQPQFMKASTSTQWSLNMDQNMPSSNKFVYGKFAPNKMNSSISITENQQGKENQLRTNIGKNCKQTPVKRDIKIAAATLGNRQVDAQPKCDALDHERTEKNSRRLSDEAILNQSSAPKEATLCESSGPNKLSEDILKCLMNIFSRMSSPGNTKELLETSPVSYCSASLEETDSLDPYGICAEFGKRDIGPYKHLRAVEASSKFPNLLSSCSFFTCRLKCLLRELASADLSNLTHQQKIAFWINIYNSCMMNAFLKKGIPASPEIIIALMLKAVINVGGHLLNAMTIEHFILRLPYSLKHVCPKGSKSDHVTVRGLFGLEWPEPLVTFALSCGSWSSPAVRVYTAAQVDKELERAKRDYLQAAVGICTPNKLAIPKLLDWYLRDFAKDVESLMDWICLQLPDELRTEGIKCLEVARRSPIPQPIQVLPYEFRFRYLFVP; encoded by the exons ATGAATTCCAAGGCGCGGGCGTCGTTGCCGGCCATGAAAGCTTCCCTGAAGCGCGATAAA GGAATCTGCAAGGAGAGGAAGGTTGAGATGCAGGGGAATGGATCGATGATCATAGCAAATGGACCCAACAGATGCCAATCCAGGAGAGAGAGGAAGATTGCTCTGCAGCGAGAT GTTGATAAGCTTAGGAAGAAGCTAAGGAAGGAAGAGAGTGTCCACAGCGCCTTGGAGAGGGCTTTCACGAGACCTCGGGGTGCTCTTCCTCGCCTTCCACCATATTTGCCTTCACAT ACACTAGAACTTTTGGCTGAAGTAGCTGTTTTAGAAGAAGAGGTGGTTCGCCTTGAAGAACAGGTGGTGAACTTTCGGCAAGGCCTCTATCAGGAAGCTATCTACAGCTCATCCTGCAAGAAATCCAAGAAATTAGGATATGACGTCCACCCCCTTACTCGAAACTCCAAAACCTTGGAGCAACCACAATTCATGAAAGCGTCAACCTCGACACAGTGGTCTTTAAACATGGACCAAAATATGCCTTCCTCTAATAAGTTTGTTTATGGAAAATTTGCACCAAACAAGATGAATTCATCCATATCCATTACTGAAAATCAGCAAGGAAAAGAGAATCAATTAAGAACTAATATTGGTAAGAACTGTAAACAGACTCCAGTTAAGAGAGATATAAAAATAGCAGCAGCTACTTTGGGAAACAGGCAGGTGGATGCACAG CCAAAGTGTGATGCTTTGGATCATGAAAGAACTGAAAAGAACTCACGGAGGTTGTCAGATGAAGCAATATTAAACCAGTCCAGTGCTCCGAAGGAAGCAACATTATGTGAGTCAAGTGGCCCAAACAAACTATCCGAGGACATCTTGAAGTGCCTGATGAACATATTCTCACGGATGAGCTCTCCAGGGAACACAAAAGAGCTTCTGGAGACATCTCCTGTATCATATTGTAGTGCAAGTTTGGAAGAAACAGATTCTCTAGACCCATATGGTATCTGTGCAGAATTTGGAAAAAGGGATATCGGGCCATATAAGCATTTGCGAGCAGTTGAAGCAAGCTCAAAATTTCCAAACCTCCTGTCGAGTTGTTCATTTTTTACATGTAGACTGAA ATGTTTGCTCAGAGAACTTGCATCAGCAGATTTATCAAATCTCACACATCAGCAGAAGATTGCATTCTGGATTAACATTTACAATTCATGCATGATGAAT GCATTTCTCAAGAAAGGCATTCCAGCAAGTCCTGAGATTATTATCGCGCTGATGCTAAAG GCTGTGATTAATGTGGGTGGTCACTTGCTCAATGCAATGACAATTGAACATTTCATATTGAGGCTTCCCTACAGTTTGAAACAT GTCTGCCCTAAGGGATCTAAAAGCGATCATGTCACGGTGCGAGGCTTATTTGGATTGGAATGGCCGGAACCCTTGGTTACATTTGCACTTTCATGTGGGAGCTGGTCATCCCCTGCT GTGAGAGTATACACTGCAGCCCAAGTTGATAAAGAGTTAGAAAGAGCCAAGAGGGATTATTTGCAAGCAGCTGTCGGTATATGCACACCAAACAAACTGGCAATTCCTAAGTTGCTTGATTGGTACCTTCGTGATTTCGCAAAAGATGTGGAGTCATTAATGGATTGGATCTGCTTGCAACTGCCAGATGAGTTGAGGACCGAAGGAATTAAATGCCTAGAGGTGGCCAGAAGAAGTCCAATTCCACAGCCAATTCAAGTTCTTCCTTATGAGTTCAGATTCAGGTACCTTTTTGTTCCATAA